One genomic window of Thalassolituus hydrocarboniclasticus includes the following:
- a CDS encoding type II toxin-antitoxin system RelE/ParE family toxin — MNNWGMEAADQYISNIFHSFDQIANSPLQYPLVDEIRPGYRRCVTGKEVFILG; from the coding sequence TTGAATAACTGGGGCATGGAAGCCGCCGATCAATATATATCAAATATCTTCCATTCCTTCGACCAGATCGCAAATAGCCCTTTGCAATACCCGCTTGTCGATGAAATCCGGCCAGGATACCGACGGTGTGTTACAGGAAAAGAAGTATTTATTCTCGGGTGA
- a CDS encoding ribbon-helix-helix domain-containing protein, producing MATRASLSLTEPNERWIQAQIDSKEFTSRSEVINDLIRKAREVEDIRARLIAAEMSVAEKGWVTTSQE from the coding sequence ATGGCAACCAGAGCAAGTCTGTCACTGACTGAGCCGAATGAACGCTGGATTCAGGCTCAAATCGACAGCAAAGAATTCACCAGTCGCAGTGAAGTGATCAACGACCTGATCCGTAAAGCGCGGGAGGTTGAAGACATTCGTGCCCGGTTAATTGCAGCAGAAATGTCAGTCGCTGAAAAAGGCTGGGTAACAACATCTCAGGAATAG